Proteins encoded within one genomic window of Hahella chejuensis KCTC 2396:
- a CDS encoding protein-glutamate methylesterase/protein-glutamine glutaminase: MSSGAGKVYKVLVVDDSALMRKILVEILNQSPCLEVVDTAGDPYQARDKIKALSPDVITLDVEMPRMDGLTFLRNLMRLRPMPVVMISSLTEQGAAVTLDALEYGAVDFIAKPKIDLREGIEEKAQEIIDKVITAARIPHDKLLLKQQRLQTQHQKAAVGERPQPVFATTDKLIAVGASTGGLDAIRDLLDGLNMDLPGIVIAQHIPGAFSRSFAERLDRRLPMKVEEAYDNAPITMGRVYIAPGEYHLEVVRTGAKYVCRLSEAPPVNRHRPSVDVLFDSIVSAAGANAMAALLTGMGKDGAAGLLRLHEAGAYTIAQDEASSVVWGMPGAAVKLNAADDVLPLEKIAASVKRWYAENPG; the protein is encoded by the coding sequence ATGAGCAGCGGAGCGGGGAAGGTATACAAAGTCCTGGTGGTGGATGATTCTGCGTTGATGCGCAAAATTCTGGTGGAAATACTTAATCAATCGCCCTGTCTGGAAGTGGTGGATACCGCCGGCGACCCTTATCAGGCGCGGGATAAAATCAAGGCGCTCAGTCCAGACGTCATCACCCTGGATGTGGAAATGCCGCGCATGGACGGGCTCACCTTCCTGCGCAATCTGATGCGCCTGCGTCCCATGCCGGTGGTGATGATTTCCAGTCTGACCGAACAGGGCGCCGCTGTGACCCTGGATGCGCTGGAATACGGCGCGGTGGATTTCATCGCCAAACCCAAGATCGATCTGCGCGAGGGCATCGAAGAAAAGGCGCAGGAAATTATTGATAAAGTCATTACCGCCGCGCGCATCCCCCACGATAAATTGCTGCTCAAGCAACAGCGTTTGCAGACGCAGCACCAAAAAGCCGCCGTCGGCGAGAGGCCGCAACCGGTTTTCGCCACCACGGATAAGCTGATCGCCGTCGGCGCTTCCACCGGCGGGCTGGACGCCATTCGCGATCTGTTGGACGGGTTGAACATGGATCTGCCGGGCATCGTCATCGCCCAGCATATTCCCGGCGCCTTCTCACGCTCCTTTGCGGAACGCCTGGACCGGCGTCTGCCTATGAAGGTGGAGGAGGCCTACGACAACGCCCCTATCACCATGGGACGGGTGTATATCGCTCCCGGCGAATATCACCTCGAAGTGGTGCGCACCGGAGCCAAGTATGTGTGCCGGCTCAGCGAAGCGCCGCCGGTGAATCGTCATCGTCCCAGCGTGGATGTGCTGTTCGACTCTATTGTCAGCGCCGCCGGCGCCAACGCCATGGCGGCACTGCTGACAGGCATGGGCAAAGACGGCGCCGCTGGACTGCTGCGTCTGCATGAAGCCGGCGCCTACACCATCGCCCAGGATGAAGCCTCCAGCGTGGTGTGGGGTATGCCCGGCGCGGCGGTGAAACTCAACGCCGCCGATGACGTGTTACCCCTGGAAAAAATCGCCGCCTCCGTGAAACGCTGGTATGCGGAGAACCCTGGCTAG
- a CDS encoding GNAT family N-acetyltransferase: MREDADVRFIPLKTNQLSEAFAAYKAGLYTSIDTAFGWDEDYQTQRFHRSYAVEDLYWIFRADNRVGLICYRLLEDALHLHLALIFKEAQRQGLGSQVMEQLRRLTQDNNRPVTLSSFKSNPDAVRFYQRHGYRITGEDAHFFELTRDCNQRD, from the coding sequence ATGCGCGAAGACGCCGATGTAAGATTTATCCCTCTCAAGACAAACCAACTCAGCGAGGCGTTCGCCGCGTACAAAGCGGGACTCTATACGTCCATCGACACCGCATTCGGATGGGATGAAGACTATCAAACCCAGCGCTTCCATCGCAGCTACGCCGTGGAGGATCTTTATTGGATCTTCAGAGCCGACAACCGGGTCGGCCTGATCTGCTATCGGTTGCTTGAGGACGCGTTGCATCTGCATTTGGCGTTGATCTTTAAGGAAGCGCAAAGGCAGGGACTGGGTTCGCAGGTGATGGAGCAACTGCGCCGCCTGACGCAGGACAACAATCGTCCCGTCACCCTGTCCAGCTTTAAAAGCAATCCTGACGCCGTACGTTTTTACCAACGCCACGGCTACCGGATCACCGGGGAAGACGCACATTTTTTCGAGCTGACGCGTGACTGCAATCAGCGCGACTAG
- a CDS encoding UTRA domain-containing protein, which produces MNQAAAYLSLAAKLQQRIVNGELPAGSKLPSERALCGQFEVSRVSARDALHALESQGLIYRLNRMGWFVAPPVFIYDPTRSSSIQEEAISQHRALTTELLSAAQETPPIQVSKALKQAPTQSAVVVTRRRAVDQRWVLLEICYFRESAFPDLLSHDLAKSLTALVREQYGYRARELDVSISSSPLSPSHAQHLQVREGCPSLKLERQVKVAGEPIALEREFWLHDAIEMRVKGQGS; this is translated from the coding sequence GTGAATCAGGCCGCCGCCTATCTGTCTCTCGCCGCCAAACTACAACAGCGCATTGTCAACGGTGAGCTGCCCGCGGGCAGTAAACTTCCCTCGGAGCGCGCCCTGTGCGGCCAGTTCGAGGTCTCCCGCGTCAGCGCCCGCGATGCTCTGCATGCGCTGGAGTCGCAAGGGTTGATCTATCGTTTGAATCGTATGGGCTGGTTCGTGGCGCCGCCGGTGTTTATCTACGATCCCACCCGCAGCAGCAGTATTCAGGAAGAAGCGATCTCCCAGCATCGGGCGCTGACCACAGAATTACTCAGCGCCGCACAGGAGACGCCACCGATTCAGGTCAGCAAAGCGCTGAAACAGGCGCCGACGCAGAGCGCCGTTGTCGTCACCCGTCGCCGCGCAGTGGATCAGCGCTGGGTATTGCTGGAAATCTGCTACTTTAGGGAATCCGCCTTCCCCGATCTGCTCTCCCATGATCTGGCCAAGTCCCTCACTGCGCTGGTGCGGGAGCAATACGGCTACCGGGCCAGAGAGCTGGACGTCAGCATCTCCTCCTCTCCACTCAGCCCCAGCCACGCGCAACACCTGCAGGTGCGGGAAGGCTGCCCCTCCCTGAAGCTGGAGCGACAGGTGAAAGTCGCCGGAGAACCTATCGCGCTGGAACGGGAATTCTGGCTGCATGACGCCATTGAAATGCGAGTGAAAGGACAAGGTAGCTGA
- a CDS encoding purple acid phosphatase family protein: protein MLHKRLAWLACGLAFALAGCSGDQDPTDPPGSDVEPPTSATAPDFIVQPYLQAPASDQMTVMFETAESNAEIWVRPFDGKGEFTRVSAESHSLDGLVRKAPIHQLSSNTLYEYYVVTKVLGEQRATPRYAFKTWPQAGDGVEQARIIALSDTQLDRDEYAKVLTNVVNQGFLQHECDAAQPQTCAENIAAITISGDVVQVGGNRQHWREQLFGSLAAITPYVPLVTVPGNHDYYSDAELRLYRSYMAPPENGSIGYEDKWYYLDYLDLRLVGLDSYSISGAHGAFNRDTLAVQRQWLKETLNDAEVQGKHFVLGMFHHGCLSEMWNVGESIGSCEMVAELEQYSARTGAVTGHLFGHTHAYSRGQSRDVNHLWLNAASASGYIEPLDDADHQAMQIRDYDTFEISRSEFGYNLLTFHFGDAPTMTLERKKGGFDGDTEFAVVDSLTFSVEDNINLPLVTAGTGEQDASAVELGVQVAMPEAVRAVHWQVSESAEFDGAVFDIWGNRTRRQNLYYGPADEVEGNYESGYVAIDTQADADIFNLKLSDMLNAGPVRVGGDDYYRWNKRYDEQNSHTSSYDAYAGQSRPELALRPGTTWHWRARVRDEHMNWSAWSDVASFDIAGTRTDNLIVNGDGEAGDMSGWDLQKGMMNAITANDNGGFGPAEGTYYFAGRGFGKGAPSDCCEEQVIQEIDVSAYATEIDAGHAYAEFSAMLSTWSGADEPRLQLTALDASGAELEWAGDDVLTSNSSQSWEARQVSGQLPSGARTLRISMGGVRKAGNDNDVYFDDLKLFLYY from the coding sequence ATGCTTCATAAACGACTTGCTTGGTTGGCCTGCGGTCTCGCATTCGCTCTGGCCGGTTGTTCCGGCGACCAGGACCCCACCGATCCCCCCGGCTCCGATGTCGAGCCTCCCACGAGCGCCACCGCGCCGGACTTTATTGTGCAGCCCTATTTACAGGCGCCGGCGTCTGATCAGATGACGGTCATGTTCGAAACCGCAGAGAGCAATGCGGAAATATGGGTGCGCCCCTTCGACGGCAAGGGCGAGTTCACCCGCGTCAGCGCGGAGTCCCATTCCCTTGACGGCCTGGTGCGCAAGGCGCCGATACATCAGCTCAGCTCCAATACCTTGTATGAGTACTATGTGGTCACCAAGGTGCTGGGAGAACAGCGTGCGACGCCGCGTTACGCTTTTAAAACCTGGCCCCAGGCGGGGGATGGGGTGGAGCAGGCGCGCATCATCGCGTTGAGCGACACCCAGTTGGATCGGGACGAGTACGCCAAAGTGCTCACCAATGTGGTGAATCAGGGCTTTCTGCAACATGAATGCGACGCGGCGCAACCGCAGACCTGCGCGGAAAATATCGCCGCCATCACGATCTCCGGCGATGTGGTGCAGGTGGGCGGCAATCGCCAGCACTGGCGCGAGCAGTTGTTCGGCAGCCTCGCCGCCATCACGCCCTATGTGCCGCTGGTGACCGTGCCCGGCAATCACGATTATTACAGCGACGCCGAGCTGAGGCTGTATCGCAGCTACATGGCGCCGCCGGAAAACGGCTCGATTGGCTACGAAGACAAGTGGTACTACCTGGATTATCTGGACTTACGACTGGTCGGCCTGGACAGCTATTCCATTTCCGGCGCCCATGGCGCTTTTAATCGGGATACGCTGGCGGTGCAGCGTCAGTGGCTGAAAGAGACCCTGAATGATGCGGAAGTGCAGGGCAAACACTTTGTATTGGGGATGTTCCATCACGGTTGTCTGTCGGAAATGTGGAACGTCGGAGAGAGCATCGGCAGTTGCGAAATGGTGGCGGAGCTGGAGCAATACAGCGCTCGCACCGGCGCAGTGACCGGGCATCTCTTCGGGCACACGCACGCTTATTCCCGTGGTCAGTCCCGGGATGTGAATCACCTGTGGCTCAACGCCGCCAGCGCCTCCGGCTACATCGAACCGCTGGACGACGCGGACCATCAGGCCATGCAGATCCGCGACTACGACACCTTCGAGATCAGCCGCAGCGAGTTCGGCTACAACCTGCTGACCTTCCATTTCGGTGACGCGCCGACGATGACGCTGGAGCGCAAGAAAGGCGGCTTTGATGGCGATACGGAATTCGCTGTGGTGGACAGCCTCACCTTCTCCGTCGAAGACAATATCAATCTGCCGCTGGTGACGGCGGGAACCGGTGAGCAGGACGCCAGCGCCGTTGAGCTGGGCGTGCAGGTGGCCATGCCGGAAGCGGTGCGCGCGGTGCACTGGCAGGTGTCGGAAAGCGCTGAGTTTGACGGAGCGGTCTTCGACATCTGGGGGAATCGCACGCGTCGCCAAAACCTTTATTACGGTCCCGCCGATGAGGTCGAGGGCAATTATGAAAGCGGCTATGTCGCCATCGATACCCAGGCGGATGCGGATATCTTCAACCTGAAGCTGAGCGACATGCTGAACGCCGGTCCTGTACGCGTGGGCGGCGATGACTATTACCGCTGGAATAAACGTTACGACGAACAGAACTCGCATACCTCCAGCTATGACGCTTACGCCGGTCAGAGCCGTCCAGAACTGGCGCTGCGCCCGGGGACTACCTGGCATTGGCGCGCCAGGGTGCGCGACGAGCATATGAACTGGTCGGCCTGGAGCGACGTCGCCAGCTTCGATATCGCCGGAACCCGCACCGATAATCTGATCGTCAATGGCGACGGGGAAGCAGGGGACATGAGTGGCTGGGATCTGCAAAAAGGCATGATGAACGCCATCACCGCTAACGACAACGGCGGCTTTGGGCCCGCTGAAGGAACCTATTATTTCGCTGGACGCGGCTTTGGCAAAGGTGCGCCTTCCGACTGCTGCGAGGAGCAGGTCATACAGGAAATTGATGTCTCCGCCTACGCCACGGAAATAGACGCTGGCCACGCCTACGCGGAATTCAGCGCCATGCTCTCCACCTGGAGCGGCGCTGATGAACCCCGTCTGCAACTGACCGCCCTGGACGCCAGCGGCGCCGAATTGGAATGGGCGGGAGATGACGTGCTCACCAGCAACAGCTCGCAATCCTGGGAAGCCCGCCAAGTCTCAGGCCAGCTCCCCAGCGGCGCCCGCACCCTGCGCATCAGCATGGGAGGCGTGCGCAAAGCCGGTAACGACAACGACGTGTACTTTGATGACCTGAAGCTGTTTTTGTATTACTGA
- a CDS encoding aspartyl protease family protein, translating to MTLPKELIPLFALVAASSLSLASDKAPGWVTEGPYVVEKAFSFELPLEVLANKLFVEVEVGGAPRRFVFDTGSPSMMSAKLAKELGLKVIDKRKGRDSHGAIVESEIVQADLNVGGTVFHKTPLFVADFPKTAQCLFDGVLGSEVLPLCAWQIDLSSSVLRCHSELSKLDHLDKAKKQTLYDFGYPHAPIFDIQFADKAKSKAMFDTGSPEYLAVSPPDFEGAKHNGGVGDSLSGSGSLGASLGGVAPNKEQLQMQLKTLSIGNVEMGKVGALLRESPPSLIGASVLEHFIVTLDSRSSSAYFLPYRDGPFSRSTYGFSLNFEESPTVSLIWDDSPAKAAGLRVGHRIASINGEPATTSCEGIRSAMRAMSEGDVIELTWEGGAAKLNRERTLTD from the coding sequence ATGACATTACCAAAGGAGCTAATTCCGCTCTTCGCACTGGTCGCCGCCTCTTCTCTATCTCTCGCGTCCGATAAGGCCCCGGGTTGGGTGACGGAGGGTCCTTACGTAGTGGAGAAGGCGTTCTCTTTCGAACTCCCTCTGGAGGTTCTGGCCAACAAGTTATTTGTTGAAGTCGAAGTTGGCGGCGCTCCCCGGCGTTTTGTTTTTGACACGGGTTCGCCATCGATGATGAGCGCGAAGCTTGCGAAGGAGTTAGGCCTTAAAGTCATCGACAAGCGTAAAGGAAGAGATTCTCACGGGGCGATTGTCGAAAGTGAGATTGTGCAGGCGGATTTGAATGTTGGGGGGACGGTTTTTCATAAAACGCCGCTCTTTGTAGCGGATTTTCCAAAGACGGCGCAGTGCTTGTTTGATGGCGTACTCGGCTCCGAAGTGCTGCCGCTCTGCGCCTGGCAGATCGACTTGTCCTCCTCCGTGCTGCGTTGTCATTCCGAGTTATCGAAGCTCGACCATCTTGATAAAGCCAAAAAGCAGACTCTGTATGATTTTGGTTATCCGCATGCGCCGATATTCGATATTCAGTTCGCGGACAAGGCCAAAAGCAAGGCAATGTTTGATACCGGTTCGCCAGAGTATCTGGCGGTTTCTCCTCCTGATTTTGAGGGCGCAAAGCACAACGGCGGCGTTGGCGACAGCCTTTCGGGCTCAGGCTCCCTTGGCGCTTCCCTTGGCGGCGTCGCGCCGAATAAAGAGCAACTGCAGATGCAGCTCAAAACTCTATCCATCGGTAACGTTGAGATGGGGAAAGTCGGCGCCTTGTTGCGAGAGTCGCCGCCCAGCCTGATCGGCGCATCTGTACTGGAGCACTTCATCGTCACCCTTGATTCACGATCTTCCTCTGCTTACTTTCTCCCGTATCGCGACGGGCCTTTCTCGCGCTCGACCTATGGCTTTTCTCTGAACTTTGAAGAGTCTCCGACGGTCTCCCTGATTTGGGACGACTCCCCCGCTAAAGCGGCTGGCTTACGCGTCGGCCACCGCATCGCGTCTATTAACGGAGAGCCGGCCACCACCTCTTGCGAAGGCATTCGCAGCGCCATGCGCGCGATGTCGGAAGGCGACGTCATTGAGCTCACGTGGGAGGGCGGCGCGGCCAAGCTGAACAGGGAAAGAACGTTAACGGACTAA
- a CDS encoding SMI1/KNR4 family protein, with protein MITDWLTYITRFDPAFREHIKGASSSRILHLERLLGFELPGEYKDFLNLLGDDSYNLDLIYNGTTNLEDIIDFYEQPIEPGDEELFSEYFVIGLGPPPTEMLLIAKNENPGSITLGEPPGIISHASSLENLLYHKVFTRFEIGSKKFRSASISQESIKQEMLINWASSENFYIEEFSDKMNICVTKNNTAALLGTPPSQSTHKTWVLIGSDDRDYVKYLEKSLEKSFKLRMDQSC; from the coding sequence ATGATTACCGATTGGCTGACATATATAACTCGCTTTGATCCTGCTTTTAGGGAACACATCAAAGGGGCGTCATCAAGTCGTATTCTTCACCTTGAGAGGCTTCTCGGTTTTGAGCTTCCCGGTGAATACAAAGATTTTCTTAATCTGTTAGGTGACGACAGCTATAATTTGGACTTAATCTATAATGGAACAACGAACCTAGAGGATATTATCGACTTTTACGAGCAACCCATCGAGCCAGGGGACGAAGAACTATTCTCAGAATATTTTGTTATTGGTCTCGGCCCTCCTCCAACCGAGATGCTATTGATAGCTAAAAATGAAAACCCCGGATCTATAACACTAGGAGAGCCTCCTGGAATAATATCGCACGCATCTTCATTAGAAAATTTGTTGTACCACAAAGTATTTACTCGATTTGAGATCGGCAGTAAGAAATTTAGATCTGCATCGATATCACAAGAATCTATTAAACAAGAGATGTTAATAAATTGGGCTAGTTCTGAAAATTTTTATATAGAAGAGTTTTCCGATAAGATGAATATCTGTGTAACTAAAAACAATACAGCAGCATTATTGGGGACTCCTCCTTCTCAATCAACCCATAAAACATGGGTTCTCATTGGGTCAGATGATCGTGACTATGTTAAATATCTTGAGAAATCACTTGAGAAGTCATTTAAATTGAGAATGGACCAATCATGCTAG
- a CDS encoding RHS repeat-associated core domain-containing protein: protein MLQRLWDVGAPDHERAHNPLRFQGQYYDEETGFHYNRHRYYDPQSGRFINQAPIGLLGGANAYQYAPNPVGWVDPFGLTAKKESPKRQFDAIAATSMDVLNYPARTPAALAAADKVIEMMDKAQIGRKKERMIGAIVHKDGTVSVAISGNPEQVDLIKNRLEAAGEKLPEGYRWAPSSVDTSGLRIVNTPTGEHFAGGQTCAEPKVFQSGHDSPAVGIGIVSRANKTGKHSAGVNGRTDIANPCLSCDDPINRAKIIKGNTGNGS, encoded by the coding sequence GTGCTACAGCGCCTGTGGGATGTTGGTGCTCCAGATCATGAAAGAGCCCACAACCCGCTACGCTTCCAAGGGCAGTATTACGACGAAGAAACCGGCTTCCATTACAACCGCCACCGGTACTATGATCCCCAAAGCGGCCGCTTCATCAACCAAGCCCCCATCGGCCTCCTGGGCGGCGCCAATGCCTACCAATATGCGCCAAATCCGGTGGGATGGGTTGATCCGTTTGGGTTGACGGCAAAAAAAGAAAGCCCTAAGAGGCAATTTGATGCAATCGCTGCTACGAGCATGGATGTTCTCAACTATCCTGCTCGCACTCCAGCAGCACTGGCTGCCGCTGATAAAGTAATAGAAATGATGGATAAGGCACAAATAGGCAGAAAAAAGGAGAGAATGATAGGAGCTATCGTTCATAAGGACGGAACTGTAAGCGTTGCAATTTCAGGGAACCCAGAACAAGTAGACTTGATCAAAAATAGATTGGAAGCCGCGGGTGAGAAATTGCCCGAAGGATACCGTTGGGCGCCAAGCTCTGTTGATACCAGTGGGTTACGTATAGTCAATACTCCGACAGGAGAGCACTTTGCAGGTGGGCAAACTTGTGCAGAGCCCAAAGTATTCCAGAGCGGACATGACTCACCTGCTGTGGGTATTGGTATTGTTTCGCGCGCAAATAAGACGGGCAAACATAGCGCTGGAGTAAATGGTAGAACTGATATTGCAAACCCTTGCCTGAGTTGTGACGACCCGATTAATAGGGCAAAAATCATTAAAGGTAATACAGGAAATGGCTCATGA